The Luteitalea sp. genome segment TCGCCGCCCGCAGGGAGCGGTACATCGGCCCGTGGCTACCCGAGCCGATCATCAGTCCGGTCGACGCCAAGGACGACCCGCTCGACGAGGTGGTCCGCGACGAGCAGGTCCGGATCGCCAGCATGGTCGTGCTGCAGGAGCTCAGCCCCGCCCAG includes the following:
- a CDS encoding RNA polymerase sigma factor SigJ; translated protein: TDERRAAIRDVGAWLTTVVANLCIDRLRSIAARRERYIGPWLPEPIISPVDAKDDPLDEVVRDEQVRIASMVVLQELSPAQ